The Halomonas sp. KG2 genome segment GTGACCTTGGCCAGGGCAGCGAATCACCGCTATGGAAGGTGCTTAACGCAGCGAGTACTTGGCGAGCGCTGTGGCACAGTGTGTATACCTCGGGTCTTGGCATGTTAATTGCTCTGGTGCTGGGTAGCCTATTCGCCTTCGTGATTACGCTGACCGACATCCGTGGCAAAGCGTGGCTCGTGTTCTGCTTTATGCTGCCGATGATGATTCCACCCCAGGTGACGGCGCTGAGCTGGCTACAGCTGTTCGGCCCCGCCAGCCCGTTGCTGAAAAGCATTGGTATGGCACCGCCGCTGGGCAGCCCCCAGCCGCTCTACTCAGCGGAAGGCATTGCGCTGTTGCTGGGGATTCAAAGCGCACCGCTGGTCTTTTTAGCGCTGCGCACCTCACTGATCTCACTCCCCCGCGAGCTTATTGAAGCGGCCCGCATCAGCGGCGCGCGCCAGACCCAAGTCTGGGGGCAGATTATTTTGCCAGTCACTCGGCACGGTTTAATTGCCGGGGCGGCGATGGCGTTTATTTCTAGCCTGGGCAACTTCGGCATCCCTGCCATGCTGGGGATTCCAGCGGGCTACTACGTGTTACCAACGCTGATCTACCAGCGTATGGCTAGCTTTGGTACTGGCGTGCTAGCGGAAATGGCAGCGCTATCGTTATTGATAGGTGTGCTGGCACTGGCAGGCGTTGCCTTGCAGCAATACTGGATGAATCGCAGCCGCTTTGGCTTAGGCGGCCATAGTGGTCGCTCTCATGACTTTACGTTGGGCCGCTTTCGGCCAGCGGTGACGACGGTACTCGTCGGCGTTTTATTGGTGATTCTCGTCGCACCACTCGCGGCGCTGGTGGTCAGCTCATTAGTGCCCGCCATGGGCGTTCCCCTTAGCTTCGATAGCGTGACATTAAACGCCTATCACGAAGTGATTGGCCGCCAAGGCGCCACTTGGCGCGCTGTGCACAACAGCCTATGGCTAGCAGGTGGTGCCGCGCTGGTACTTATGCTGTGCAGTCTGCCGCTAGCATATCGCCTGCAGCGGCTGCCACCTCGCCTCCAGCAGCTGACGCTCAGCGCTATCGAACTGCCCTACGCACTGCCTGGTGTGGTGCTGGCGATCGCCTGCATTTTGCTGTTCGTACGCCCACTGCCGCTAATCAATGTAGCGCTCTACGGCACGCTCGGGCTGATCTTCGTGGCCTATCTAGCGCGTTTCTTAGTGGTATGCCTCAAACCGGTTAGCGCCAGCTTGGCCCAACTTGATCCCTCCTTGGAAGAAGCCGCACAACTGGCGGGGGCAAGCCCCTGGCGGCGGCTAACCACGATCGTACTGCCGCTGATTGCACCATCGCTATTTGCCGGGGGGCTGTTGGTCTTCCTGTTGGCGGTGAACGAGCTGACGGTATCGGCACTGCTTTGGAGCGCCGGCAACGAAACGCTGGGCGTATTGATTTTTAACCTTGATGAGGGCGGTGAAAGCGTGCTGGCATCGGCGGTATCGGTACTGGTGGTCCTAATGGTCGCCACGCTGATGCTATCGCTCAGCCTGCTCGCCCCTCGTTTACCCAAAGGAGTCGTGCCATGGCAGGGCTAGCAATTCAACAGGTCACCAAACAGTTTGGCGACCATCGCGCGGTCAATGACCTCTCGCTAGAGATTGCACCAGGGGAATTTGTGGCACTGCTGGGTCCCAGCGGCTGCGGTAAAACCACCATGCTGCGTATGCTGGCGGGGTTCGAAAATGTCACTGGCGGCGAAATACGCCTGAACGATACGCTGCTCGCCAGCCGCCATCACCATGTACCACCAGAACAGCGCAACATGGCGATGGTGTTTCAGTCCTACGCGCTCTGGCCGCATATGAGCGTGGCCGACAACGTCGGCTACCCACTCAAACTGCGCCGCATTCAGGGCAGTGAGTATCAACGCCGAGTTGCTCATGCACTGGCCCAGGTAGCCTTGGAACCCTATGCACAGCGTTCGCCACAGGAGCTTAGCGGTGGCCAGCGCCAGCGGGTCGCGCTCGCCCGCTGTCTAGTGACCGACCCTGCGGTTGTATTGCTGGATGAACCGCTGGCCAATCTCGACCGTAATCTGCGTGCCTCCATGGAGCACAGCTTTGTGGATTTCCACCGCCGCACCCGTGCGACGATGGTGTACGTCACTCACGATCAAAGCGAAGCCATGGCGATGGCGGACCGTATTGCCGTAATGCGCGACGGTAAGCTAGTACAGTGGGCAACACCCGAAACGCTTTATCGCCAACCGCGCAGCGAATGGGTGGCCAGCTTTATCGGCCAAGGTAGCCAGTTGGCCATTGCCAACGGCGTACCAGGGCAGCGGCTAACGGAAAGTGCCCTAATGCAAGGGCTGGCTGCGGCACACAACCCCCGCGCCCAAGCTGCACGTCAACCCGTCCTGGTTCGCCCCGAGCATATTCGCGTAGACGCTCAGGCTCCCAATGAACATGACCTCACTGGGCGCGTCGAGCGGCTGACATTTCGTGGTGAACGCTACGAGTTGCACCTGCGCCTGCCCAGCGGCGAAGCCTTGCTGGCTTACCATCACCACGCGCTTGAAGAGGGCCAACAAGTCGCGCTGCGGCTA includes the following:
- a CDS encoding iron ABC transporter permease — its product is MTPSLNVGSQHRWLLSLITLTVVLLSLAPSLRLLAEALSDLGQGSESPLWKVLNAASTWRALWHSVYTSGLGMLIALVLGSLFAFVITLTDIRGKAWLVFCFMLPMMIPPQVTALSWLQLFGPASPLLKSIGMAPPLGSPQPLYSAEGIALLLGIQSAPLVFLALRTSLISLPRELIEAARISGARQTQVWGQIILPVTRHGLIAGAAMAFISSLGNFGIPAMLGIPAGYYVLPTLIYQRMASFGTGVLAEMAALSLLIGVLALAGVALQQYWMNRSRFGLGGHSGRSHDFTLGRFRPAVTTVLVGVLLVILVAPLAALVVSSLVPAMGVPLSFDSVTLNAYHEVIGRQGATWRAVHNSLWLAGGAALVLMLCSLPLAYRLQRLPPRLQQLTLSAIELPYALPGVVLAIACILLFVRPLPLINVALYGTLGLIFVAYLARFLVVCLKPVSASLAQLDPSLEEAAQLAGASPWRRLTTIVLPLIAPSLFAGGLLVFLLAVNELTVSALLWSAGNETLGVLIFNLDEGGESVLASAVSVLVVLMVATLMLSLSLLAPRLPKGVVPWQG
- a CDS encoding ABC transporter ATP-binding protein; its protein translation is MAGLAIQQVTKQFGDHRAVNDLSLEIAPGEFVALLGPSGCGKTTMLRMLAGFENVTGGEIRLNDTLLASRHHHVPPEQRNMAMVFQSYALWPHMSVADNVGYPLKLRRIQGSEYQRRVAHALAQVALEPYAQRSPQELSGGQRQRVALARCLVTDPAVVLLDEPLANLDRNLRASMEHSFVDFHRRTRATMVYVTHDQSEAMAMADRIAVMRDGKLVQWATPETLYRQPRSEWVASFIGQGSQLAIANGVPGQRLTESALMQGLAAAHNPRAQAARQPVLVRPEHIRVDAQAPNEHDLTGRVERLTFRGERYELHLRLPSGEALLAYHHHALEEGQQVALRLLEGWCLEPDQ